Proteins encoded together in one Branchiostoma floridae strain S238N-H82 chromosome 18, Bfl_VNyyK, whole genome shotgun sequence window:
- the LOC118405531 gene encoding cytochrome P450 2D4-like, with protein MAAVVSWISESVQEIPQISGLTLQTCLVFFAAFLLTCALLRRPRNLPPYPAGHVPVLGHLLALGRAPLLKLTAWRRQYGDVFTVRMGMEDVVVLNGYTAVKDALVDRSELFASRPPNYLFDSSVGFGKGETFKFSNLFVLFILSNIGAARWGTGLKQRRRFATAALKHLGMKVGTGSVEDNIRQEASYVRATLTPSPHPSLPPSLCLYLCPSTIVDVTGARPTYNLQIAEYHGQPFAISNDMKVAVANVICSMAFGRRYGYEDETFRELSEAIRNLLAEIGSGQFISVFPLLRFVPGVNRACKEVLKHLSKIHEVLWDEIARHRENFDRENPRDFLDFCLLELEQREKVEGLTEENVLYMAQNLFLAGTDTTANTLLWSLLYMTLNPDIQNKVHEELDAVLGVPALSHRSQLPYVNACLLETLRIRTILPFAVPHATTKAVRTQGFDIPRGTQVLPNLYSLHMDPAFWPDPDRFDPGRFLDAEGNLINKPQSFMPFSGGRRVCLGEQLARMELFLFFSTLLQSFNFKTPEGAPAPNTDGVLGLTLVPHPFQLCAMPR; from the exons ATGGCCGCTGTCGTCAGCTGGATATCTGAGTCCGTCCAGGAGATCCCGCAGATCTCCGGGCTGACTCTGCAGACCTGTCTTGTCTTCTTTGCGGCCTTTCTGCTGACATGTGCACTGTTGAGGCGTCCACGAAACCTGCCTCCTTACCCGGCAGGACATGTGCCTGTTCTCGGGCACCTCCTCGCCTTGGGCCGAGCGCCTCTCCTCAAGCTGACGGCGTGGAGGCGGCAGTACGGGGACGTCTTCACCGTCAGGATGGGGATGGAAGATGTGGTGGTTCTCAACGGCTACACTGCCGTCAAGGACGCGCTCGTGGACAGGTCCGAGTTGTTCGCGTCCAGGCCGCCAAACTACCTGTTTGATTCCTCAGTTGGGTTCGGAAAAGGTGAAACATTCAAATTTTCCAATCTTTTCGTCCTTTTTATATTGTCAA ACATCGGTGCTGCCCGTTGGGGGACCGGGTTGAAGCAGAGAAGGAGGTTTGCCACCGCCGCCTTGAAGCACCTTGGCATGAAGGTCGGGACCGGAAGCGTTGAGGACAACATCCGACAGGAGGCAAGCT atgtacgggcaactttaactccCTCCCCCCAtccttccctccctccttcTCTCTGCCTCTATCTCTGTCCCTCTACAATTGTTGATGTTACAGGCGCCAGGCCAACCTATAACCTTCAGATTGCAGAATACCACGGACAGCCCTTTGCCATCTCTAACGACATGAAGGTAGCTGTGGCAAACGTTATCTGCTCCATGGCGTTCGGGAGGCGCTACGGCTACGAGGATGAAACGTTCCGGGAGCTCTCGGAGGCGATCAGGAACCTGCTGGCTGAAATCGGATCAGGGCAGTTCATCagcgtctttcctttgctgCGGTTCGTTCCTGGAG TAAACAGAGCCTGCAAAGAAGTGCTGAAACATCTTTCCAAGATTCACGAAGTTCTTTGGGACGAGATAGCCCGCCATCGCGAGAACTTCGATCGCGAGAACCCGCGAGACTTCCTCGACTTCTGCCTGCTGGAGCTGGAACAGCGGGAAAAGGTGGAGGGTCTGACGGAGGAGAATGTCCTGTACATGGCGCAGAACTTGTTCTTAGCGGGAACGGACACAACCGCCAACACACTGCTGTGGAGTCTTCTCTACATGACCCTGAACCCAGACATCCAGAATAAG GTCCATGAGGAGCTTGATGCCGTACTTGGTGTGCCCGCCCTGTCCCACCGGTCCCAGCTGCCCTACGTGAACGCCTGCCTGCTGGAGACCTTGCGGATCCGCACGATTCTGCCCTTCGCAGTTCCGCACGCCACAACTAAGGCTGTCAGGACACAGGGGTTCGACATTCCCAGGGGTACTCAG GTACTTCCTAACCTGTACTCCCTCCACATGGACCCCGCCTTCTGGCCTGACCCGGACCGGTTTGACCCCGGAAGGTTTCTGGACGCCGAAGGGAACCTCATCAACAAGCCTCAGTCGTTCATGCCCTTTTCAGGAG GCCGCCGTGTGTGTCTGGGTGAGCAGTTGGCCCGGATGGAGCTTTTCCTGTTCTTCTCCACCCTGCTGCAGTCCTTCAACTTCAAGACGCCAGAGGGCGCTCCTGCTCCAAACACCGACGGTGTCTTGGGTCTGACATTGGTCCCGCATCCGTTCCAGCTCTGTGCGATGCCGCGTTAG